Within the Gloeobacter kilaueensis JS1 genome, the region CAGCCGTCCGGATTCGATCTTTGAAAAATCGAGGATGTCGCCGATGATCGCAAGCAACGTCTCACCGCTGCTGTGGATGGTTTCGAGGGTCTCGCGCTGCTCGGCGTCGAGGCGGCTGTCGAAGAGCATCAGGCTGGTAAGGCCGATGATGCCGCCCAGGGGGGTGCGCAGTTCGTGGCTCACCATCGTCAGAAACTGCGACTTGGCCTGATTGGCCGCCTCCGCCGCTTCCTTGGCCGCCTCCAGTTGCCTTTGAAAGCGCTTGCGCTCGCTGATGTCGCGCACCAGAGCAAGAAAACCGAAGCTCTGCCCCGGCACCAGCCGCACCTCGAACTGGTGGGTCGTGCCGTCGGGCAGGTCGATCTCGTGCTCGAACCACTGGGGCCGACCGGTACTGTCGGCAGCGCCCATCGCCTCACTCAGCGCCCGGAGTAAATCCGGCGGCAGCACGTCCTGTGCTTTTTTGCCCACGAGGTTCGCGGGCAAAAAGGCCATTGCCTTGAGGCAATCGGCCTTGTACTCGACGAAGGTGCCGTCTCGATCGAGCTGAAACATCAAATCGGGGATCGCTTCGAGAATGGCGCGATTTTTGGCTTCGCTCTTGCGCAGGGCTTCCTCGGTGGATTTGCGGCTGGAGATGTCTTCAAAGATGAACGAGAAGAGGGAGCGGCCATCGCCCGCCGGCAGGGGAAAGACCGTCCCCGACAGCCAGCGGCCCTGATCGCCCAGCGTCTCAAATTGCAGCGGCTGACCGAGGCGGCCACTCTCGCTGTAGCGCTCAAAAGATTCGCGGATGCTGGCAGGAGGGATGCCAAAGTGGCTGGCCCGCCGCTGCTGCAACTGTTGGGCGCTCGTACCAAGATAGGCGGCGGTCGCAGCGTTGCCGCTCAGCATCAAAATGTCGTCTTCGAGCAGTTCGACGATGCCCATCATCAGGGGGGCGCTTTCATAAAAGTTGCGCAAGATCGCTTCTTGTTCGAGCGGTTCCTCCGGCAGTGCGCCGCAGAGGCTGGCCGGGGTGATCACTCCCTGGGGCTGGCCGTTCTCATCGATCACCGCCAGACAGGCTGTTTTGCTCTGCTTGAGCTGCCAGTGCAACCCGGCAAGATCCGGCAGTTGGGCGGCACGCAGCACAGGACACGCCTGGGCACGAACAGCCCGATCGCGATCAAAGTCGCCCCCCGCCACCAGATCCAGCAGATCGCGGCTATTGAAAAGTTCGACGGTCCTGCCTGGCTGCCAGATAAGCGCCTGTTCGCAGCCTGTGGCCCGCATCCGCTCGATCACTTCGCCGAGGGGCGTCTCAGGCGGCACAACCGGCACGGGCAAAATCGGATCGAAGGAATGGACCATCTGAAAGAGCGGTAGGGCACTGGAGGAAAACGTGCTTCCAGCATAGATATCGGCTGCACCAGCGCAAGGTGAAGCTCCGATGAAGTCTTGCTACAGCCAGGCTGGGGCGCGCTTGAGCACCTCGGAATAGAGGCGCTCGAGGGCCCGGATATTGGCGCTGAGGGTATAGCGCTCGATCACCCGCGCCCGCGCTTTTTGACCGAGCAGGGCGGTAAATTCTGGCTGCTCGCTGAGCACCGGCAGCAGCGTCCGCAGCTCGGAGCGCACCCGCAGGGGATTGACCAGAATGCCCGCACCGCCTGAGAGCACCTCGCCGTCGGCACCGACGTCGGTGGCGACGCAGGCGGTGCCGCAGGCCATCGCTTCTAAAAGCGAGATCGAAAGTCCCTCGACCAGCGAAGGCAGGACAAAAACATCCGCCCCCCGCAGAATCTCGATGCGGCGCTGTTCGGAGGCGACGAAGCCCAGCCAGCGCACCCCCTCCTCCAGGCCATAAAAGCCCTGGAGGTTGCTTTTGAGCGGCCCGTCGCCGATGATCGCAAGCCGGGCTCCGAGTAGCGCCATGCCCGCCTGTTTCCAGGCTTTGAGCAGTTGTTCGACGTTCTTTTCGATCGTGAGCCGCCCCATATAGACGAACAGCCGCTTGGCGCGCAGGTCGGCTTTGATCCGCGAGTAGCTGGGGCTGTAGCGGCTGGTATCGACGCCGTTGGGGATGACGGCGATCCGTCTTTCTGGCACACCGAGGCGGATGAGCAAATCTTTTTGGGCCTGCGAGAAGATGATCACCCGGTCGTAGTTGGCCAGGGTCGAGGCGTACCACTGGTACATCAGGTACTGGGTGTTGGCAGCAAAGTTGCGGCGGCGGCGGTCGAAGGCGGGATGAAAAGTCGCCACCAGCGGCAGTCCCAGCTCTTCGCAAATTTCTGGCAGGGCAAAATCGAGGGTAGACAGTGACAGGCTGGCGTGGACGAGATCGGGCTTCAGTTCGCGCAGCGATTCGACGAGCACCTTGCGCGCTCTGAGCGAGGGAATCGTGTAGACCTGAGACTTGTACAAACAGGGCAGGGGTACCTCGTCCTGCTCGATGCGGGCAGGAAGACCTTCTTCTTCGGGGACGAAGTGCAGAAAACTGACCCGGTGTCCCAACTCCATCAGGCCGTTGGTGACTTCGCGACTGTAGGTGACATTTCCGCAAAAAGGGGTCTTTTTGCCCAACCAGGCTATATGCATCGCCTTATGTCGAGGGGGTTCTGGAGAGCCTTTGCGTGAGCAACCCTGCTAATAGAACCACCAGTCCTAAAGCAAGAATAACAGGACGCAGCCCGAACAGAGCGGTTGCACGCTCGACCAGGACCAGGGGCAGGCTCTGGGCGATGTTGGTGGCGTTGTTCTGCAGACCAAAGACCTTGCCGCGCATGTGCTCGGGCGTCTGCTCCTGGATGAGCGTGTTCATCGGTGCTGCGATGCAGCCTGCCCCAATCCCCAGGATCATGACCAGAAAGAGCACCAGATAGGCGCTGGTGGCCCAAAAAAGGGCGATGAGCACCAGCCCCATCACCACCGCTCCGATAAGCGCCAGCGAGCGGCGCGAGATCCCCTGGGCGAATTTGCCGATGGCGAGCGTGCCCAGCCCGATGCCGACGCCCGCCGCCGAGAGCAGATAGCCGAACTGCTCGGCCTTAAGACCGATCGCAGGGGCAAGACCGATGGCAAGCAAGTAGAGGGCGGTGAGAATGCTGTAGAAGACGATGAGCTGAATGAAGGCAAAGCGCACGTCCGCGTCCTGCTTGAGGTAGTCGAAGCCTTCGCGCAGGTCTTTCCAGAGGTTGGAGCGCCTTTGCGCAGCGCCCGTCTGGAGCTTTTCGCGGTTGCCCATAAAGCCGATGAGCAGCGCGGCGAGCAGATAAAATCCGCCCAGAACCCAGTGGCCGTTACTTGCACCCCCAAAAAGGCTCAAAAGCGGCTCACCGATGGCGTAGCCGATCACGATCGAACCGGTGACGGTGAGGGTAAAAAGCGAGTTGGCCGAGAGCAGGTTCGGCTTTTCGACGATGATCGGGATTGTCGAAGTTTCTGCAGGCGCAAAAAACTGGGTCAACGTCGAGACAGCAAAAGTGACGGCCAGCAGCACCGTATACTCGCTCGGCAATAGCGGTACCGCCAGCACGAACAGGCCGCGCAGCAGGTTGGAGACGGTGAGGACCGTCTTTTTAAGCCAGCGGTCCACGTAGACGCCCGCCAGCGAACCAAACAAAATGGCCGGCAAAGAGTTGGTGATGATGATGCCCGAGGACATCGAGTTGATCGCATCGGCTGGAAAGTGCGCCGAGATAAGCGCGATCATATAGATAAGAAAAATCTTGTCCGCCAGCTGCGAGAACCACTGGCCACTCCAGAGAAACAAAAAATTCCGATTTCGCAGAACCTGGCGAAAACCGGTGGCGGTGGTCGTTCGTGGCGGTGGTTGCTCAGTCGTAGGTGTCATCCCAAACGCATCAGTTGATTATAGGGGGGCTACCCGCCGCCGGGGCGCTCGCCTCGAAGCACAGCTCCAGCAGTTCAGCGGAGCGCACAGGCCGCTCGAAGTGAAATTCGATGTAGCGGCGCAGCAGGCGCTCGATACCGACCCAGAGCGCGTCCCATTCGAGGCTGGTAGCGGTGAGGTCCACTGAGGCGAGCAGTTGCAGGGCCGCGACCTGCGGCAATTCGAGGCGGTAGCCCACCCGCTCCTGGGGCAGGCATTCGAGGGCCACCAGTCCGCCTCCCTCGACGCTGAAACCCGCCGCCTCGGCGTGGATGGGGCGGTGGCTCACCGTGCAGAAGTGGACCTCCGGGGCGACGCCCCCCACCGCGAGTAACTGAAACAAACCGTGGACCAGTCGGGCTGCCACCTGGCGGCTCGGAGCACCCGCAAGCCGTCCCAGGTGCAGCATCAACAGATCGAACAATTCTTCCTGGGGCTGGTTCTCGGTCGCCGACTGCAGCACGCCCTCCGCCAGATACTGGGCGGCAGTGAGGCGGCCTAGCTCCTGCCTGAGGCCACCGAAGGCGGTGATGCTCTCTGCCTGGGTGAGCTGATCGAGGCTGCGGCCCCGGTACAGTTGCAGGTCGTTGACGACGAACTGCTCGGTGCGGCCACCGATGCGGGCATTCGCCTTGCGCGCTCCCTTCGCTACCGCTCGGACCAGGCCGTTTTCGCGGGTGAGGATGGTAAGAAGCCAGTCGCTCTCCCCCAGAGGCATCCGCCGCAGATTGATCCCGGTTGCCCGGTACGTCTTTGACAAAGTGTCGTTACCCACTGCTGACTTTCTCTACTGTACTGCCCTCCCGAACGATCGACGGTAGACCCTGGACAGTGCTTCAACTGTCCTGGTATGATGAGAGCTTGTGATTGACCAACCGGGCTTCAAGACCCGGTGGCAATATTTTCTGCTCTGGTGGAGAAAAGCGATGTCACTGGGCATCCTGGGCCGCAAGCTCGGCATGACACAAATTTTTGACGAAGAGGGGCGGGCGATCCCGGTAACGGTGGTCGAGGCGGGGCCGTGCCCGGTTACCCAGCTCAAGTCCGAGGCGACCGACGGGTACACCGCCGTGCAGGTGGGCTTCGGTACGGTGCGCGAAAAGGTACTGACCAAACCCGAGGTCGGGCACTGCAAAAAAGCGGGCCTCGAACAGCCGGTGCGCCACCTGCGCGAATTTGCCGTCGAGGACACTTCCAGCTACAGCCTGGGCCAACTCATCGGTGTCGATATCTTCGAGGCGGGCCAACTGGTCGATGTCGTAGGCACCAGCATCGGCAAGGGCTTCGCCGGTGGTCAAAAGCGCCACCACTTCGGTCGTGGCCCGATGGCCCACGGCTCCAAAAACCACCGCGCCCCCGGCTCGATCGGTGCCGGTACGACGCCGGGCCGCGTCTTTCCCGGCAAAAAGATGCCTGGCCGGATGGGCAACGAGCGGGTGACAGTGCGCCGCCTCACGGTGGTCCGCGTCATCGCCGAGCGCAACTTGCTGCTCATCAAGGGTGGCCTGCCCGGCGTCGAGGGAGGGCTGCTCATCATCTCACCCGCCAAGCGCGTCGGGCGCTAGACCCAGGAACTTCGTGCGAGCACTACCAAGATGGCTACCTGTTCGATAAAAGATTGGCAGGGCAATGCGACCGGCGAGGTCGAACTCGATCTGCCCGTTGCCTCCGAGGCGACCGCCTCCCACATCGTCTATCTGGCCTTCAAGCGGCAGATGACCAACTCCCGCCAGGGCACCGCCTCCACCCTTACCCGTGGCGAAGTGCGCGGAGGCGGCAAAAAGCCCTGGAAGCAAAAAGGCACTGGCCGCGCCCGCGCCGGTTCGATCCGCTCTCCGCTGTGGCGCAAGGGCGGCGTCATCTTTGGTCCCAAGCCCCGCGACTTTGAGATCAAGATGAATCGCAAGGAGCGGCGGCTCGCCCTGCGCACCGCCTTACAGAGCCGCATCGACGATCTGATCGTCGTAGACGAATTTGAATCGCAGCTCAGCAAGCCCAGAACTCGCGAACTGGTGCAGGCTTTTGAGCGCTGGGGCATCGATACGGCCAACCAGTCGATCCTCCTCATCCTGGCTGAGCAGCAGACCAACACCTACCTCTCGGCGCGCAACCTGCCCAACGTCAAGGTGATCACCGCCCAGAATCTCAACGTGCGCGACCTGCTTGCCACCGACTGGATCGTCGCCACCGGTTCTGCCATCGACTTTATCAAGCAGACATTCGGAGCAGCGGCATCATGAGCAACGGCACCAAGCGCGCCCTGGCGGATATCGTCCGTCGGCCTTTGATTACCGAGAAGGGCACCCGCCTGCTCGAAGCGAACAAGTATCTCTTCGAGGTGAGCCCTGGCTCCAATAAGATCCAGATCGCCCAGGCGATCGAAGAATTGTTCAGCGTCAAGGTGATCAAGGTCAATACCTTCAACCCGCCCGCCCGCCGTCGCCGGGTCGGCCAGTTCGTCGGCAAGCGCCCCCACTACAAGCGGGCGATCGTCACCCTGCAGGAGGGCGACTCGATCACCCTCTTCCCCGAAGTCTAGCGGGCCAGCGACTCGCCCAGATAGCTCTGGCGCACCGCCTCACTGGCGAGGAGTTCCTGGGCGCTGCCTTCCAGTACGATCTGGCCGTTTTCGAGCACGTAGCCGCGATCGGCCAGGTGGAGCGCCTGCAGGGCGTTCTGCTCGACTAAGAGCACCATCACGCCCTGGGAGCGGATGCGCTCGATGATCTGAAAGATATTTTGAACAATCAAGGGAGCGAGGCCCATGCTCGGCTCGTCGAGGACGAGAATGCGCGGCCTGCTCAAAAGCGCCCGACCGATGGCGAGCATCTGTTGCTCGCCGCCTGAGAGGGTACCGGCGCGCTGGCTGCTGCGCTCTTTGAGAATCGGAAACAGCTCAAAAACCTGCTGCAGGTCGGCCTGGATCGCATCGCCGCGCGTGTAAGCGCCCATCTCAAGGTTTTCTACGACCGTCAGGCGCGAGAAGATGCGCCGCCCCTCCGGAACGTGGACGAGCCCGGCTCTGACGACCAGATCTGCCGCCAGTGTGTCGAGCCGTTTGCCATCGAGGAGCACCTCACCCGCCACGGGCCGGATCAAGCTTGAGATCGTGCGCAGCAGGGTCGATTTGCCGGCCCCGTTGGGCCCAATCACCGTCACCAGCTCCCCCGGCTGGACTGTCAGGTTGATGGTGTGCAGCACCTCCACCTGGCCGTAGCCCGCCCTCAGATTGCGCACCTCAAGACCAATACCCACGCCTGTCCTGTTCCTCTTTTTCTTATTTACGCACACCCCTAAAGGCAAAGCCTGCGCCACGGACGGGCACAGGCTTTGCAGGAAGCGGCGGCGGGCTACATCATGCCGCCCATGCCGCCCATACCACCCATGCCGCCCATACCGCCCATGTCGGGGGCAGCCGCCTTCTTCTTCTCGGGCTTATCGACGATCAGCACCTCGGTGGTGAGCACCATCGCCGCGATCGAGGCGGCGTTCTGCAGCGCCGAGCGCGCCACCTTCGCCGGATCGACCACGCCCGCTTCGAGCATATCGACGAACTCGCCTTTGAGGGCGTCGTAGCCGATATTTGTGCCCTGCTCGCGTACCTTCTGGGCGATCACCGAGCCTTCTAAACCGGCGTTGTCGGCGATCTGACGCAGGGGCGCTTCGAGGGCGCGGGCGATGAGATCCGCGCCGGTCTTCTCGTCGTCGTTCAATCCCGCCTTGATCTGGGGGATCTTCTTGGTGAGATGCAGCAGCGTGGTGCCGCCGCCGGGCACGATCCCTTCTTCGACCGCCGCCTTGGTGGCGTTGAGGGCGTCCTCGATGCGCAGCTTGCGCTCCTTGAGTTCGGTCTCAGTCGCCGCCCCCACTTTGATGACGGCGACACCGCCTGCGAGCTTGGCAAGCCGCTCCTGGAGCTTCTCGCGGTCGTAGTCGGAGTCGGACTCATCGATCTGCTTGCGGATCTGGGCGACGCGCTTTTCGACGGCTGCCTTGTTCTCGGTACCGGCGACGATCGTCGTCTTGTCCTTGGTGATCGTCACCTTGCGCGCCTTGCCGAGCGAGTCGATCGTGACGTTTTCGAGCTTGAGGCCGACTTCTTCTGAGATCACATCGCCGCTGGTGAGCACAGCGATATCCTGCAGCATCGCCTTGCGCCTGTCGCCGAAACCGGGAGCCTTGACGGCAACCGCATTGAGGACGCCGCGCAGCTTGTTGACCACCAGCGTCGCCAGCGCCTCGCCCTCGACATCCTCGGCGATGATGAGCAGTGGCCGACCGGCCCGAGCCACTTTTTCGAGCACCGGAATCAGATCTTGAATGATCGAGATCTTTTTGTCGGTGAGCAGAATAAACGGCTCCTCCAGTTCGCTGATCATCCGCTCAGCGTCGGTGGCAAAGTAGGGCGAAACGTAGCCTTTGTCGAACTGCATCCCCTCGACCACCTCCAGTTCGGTGCTGAGGGACTTGGATTCCTCGACGGTGATCACGCCTTCTTTGCCGACTTTTTCCATCGCCTCGGAGACCATCTTGCCGATCTCCTCGTCGTTGCCGGCAGAAATCGTCGCCACCTCGGCGATCGTCTTGTTGTCTTCGACCGGTTTGGCGATGGCGGCAATCTCATCGACCAGTTTGGCCACGGTCTTCTCGATGCCGCGCTTGAGGCTGATCGGGTTGGCACCGGCGGCGACGTTTTTAAGACCCTCGCGGATCAGCGCCTGGGCCAGCACCGTCGCGGTGGTGGTGCCGTCACCGGCGACGTCGTTGGTCTTGGAGGCGACCTCACGAATGAGCTGCGCACCGGTGTTTTCGAGCGGATCTTCCAGTTCGATCTCTTTTGCGATCGTCACACCGTCGTTGACGATCTGGGGTGCGCCGAATTTCTTTTCGAGCACGACGTTGCGCCCCTTGGGTCCAAGGGTGACGCGCACCGCGTCGGCCAGGGCATCGACGCCCCGCTCGAGCGCCCGACGCGCATTCTCGTCAAATACAATCGACTTTGCCATTGCACTCTCTCCCAAAGGTTGAATTGGCTGGTCCTACTGCGCGACAGCCAGAATGTCTTTTTCTGCCAGCAGGATGTACTCCTCGCCAGCCACCTTGATCTCTGTACCGGCGTACTTGGCGTAGAGCACCCGATCGCCCACCTGCACCTCAAGCGCCAGCCGCTCGCCCTTGTCGGTGAGCCGCCCCGCTCCAACGGCAGTCACCTCACCAAGCTGGGGCTTCTCCTTGGCGGTGTCAGGAAGCAAGATGCCCCCTGCCGTCCGCTCCTCCTGCGCCAGCACCTTTACCAGCACCCGGTCGCCGAGGGGCTTGAGGGAAGATGCCGCCACGGTGATAGTTGCCATAGCTCTCTCTCCTTGGAAATCGAAATTCCATTTATCAAATTAGCACTCTCGGACTTCAAGTGCTAACCCCCTTTGCTGTCACAGGGGGGACGGCTCCCACCTCCATCCAGTGTGGGCGCAGGTCCAGCTAGTGAGAGATTGCTTAAAATCCTTCGCGTTCGAGCAATTCAGCGAGTTGGTAGATGCTGATAAAGCCCAGCCGCCAGAGAATCAGCCGCACGTCGCCCTGCTCGCGTTGCTGGATGCGCTTGGCGAGGTTCCACTCCTTGGGAGTCACAAAGGGGACGAGGCTGGTAGGCATAGTGAGCATTTTGCGGACGGCAACCGGCAAGAGAAACTACCGATAGATAGAGAAGGCGATTGGCCCCTCACCGTCTAAAGCGCGATTGGGTCCGCAAATGGGTCAGCTGCCGACAGAAGATTTTTTGGCCACTTCTTGTCCCAGTCCGTAGCGGGCTGCCAGTTGCCTCAGATCACTTTGGATCTGTTCTACCAGTGCTCGCGGTTCTTCGACCGTTGCCTCGGAACCGAAACTGAGCACCCAGCGCTTGATCTCGTTAAGATCAGCCACCTTGAGTTGCAGGCGCAGCGAGCCATCTGGCAGCAGCGAGATCTGCTGGCTCGGATGGAGCAGGCGGCCCTGCAGGGTGGCGATAGCTTTGGGCGAGAAGAGAATGCTCACCGGTGTCGTGAGTGTACCGGCCTGCTCTTCGGCGATCTGAGCGATGAGCGGTGCCGGGTCAAAGGCCGGGTCGCGCTCGAAGCGTTCACCCCGCGCCCGGATCGAGCGGATGCGATCGGCGCGCAGCACCTCGAATTTTTTGCTGCCCAGGTCGTAGCCGATCAGATAGGGCGTATGGCCGCGCCAGATATAGAGCAGGTAGGGGTTGACGAGCCGACTCACCGGCGGCTCGCCGGGCGGCGCGTAATCGACGAACGCCTGGAGGCCGGATTCAAAAGTCTCGTACAGCTGCGTCCAGACCTCGTAGCTGAAGCTGGCGATGCGGCTGGTGGCCTCGACGTGGAGATAATCGCGCAGCGTCTCCAGGTCTATCCAGCGGCGGCTGGGCAACTGATGGACCAGCTGATCGATGGCGGCACGGACCTCGGCGGTGTGGAGCGTCCCTTCCGATTCGGCGAGGATGCGGTTGCCCGCCAGCAGCACGAACAGTTCACCCAGGGTAAAAGGCAGAGGCGGCAACTTCCAGCCCGGCTCCTTGTAGATGTAGCCCCGGACCCGATCGACCACCAGCGGTGCGCCGTAGCTGTCGCGCAGCTTTAACAGGGCGCGCTGGATCGCGGGCGGACTCGCCGCGAGGGCGCGGGCCAGTTGCATGGTGCTGCGCGCCTGCCCGAGACGGATGAGCCGGTCGATGCGCAGGAGCCGGTCGAGATCTTCGAGTGAAAGGTCGTCTGCCATAGCGCGAGTAAGCGTTCTGCAAGCATCGTAGCGCCGCAGGCACTCCCGCCATACCTGGCCAAAAGGCGAAGATTCGCTGCGAGCTGAAGATCGCTCGGGCTACTTCTAATCGATGCGCGCCGGGACCGGTTGCCCGTCGCCCACAAAGTCTGCCGGAGTCGGGGCTGCCACCTGCTGGCACCAGACGCTCATCTGCTCCGGCTGCACCGCCCCGAAGAGGTTGGCAAAGGACGTATCCGCCGCATCCCGGCCCGTGGCGATGCGTACCAGCCCTTCTCTGGGCACCTTGCGCGTCGCGTCGAACAGGTACCACTGTCCGTCCAGGTACGCCTCGAAGTAGGCATGGAAGTCGGGCGGGTCGAGCTTGAGGGCGTAGCCTGCCACAAAGCGGGCCGGAATTCCGGCGGCCCGGCAAAGAGCGATGCCCAGGTGGGCAAAGTCGCGGCAGACACCTACCCGTTCACTGACCGTATCGGCGGCGGAGGTGTGGGCGTCGCTGGTGCCGTAGCAGTATTCGACGTTGTCGTGAACCCAGTCGCAGATGGCTTCCACGCGGGCGTAGCCGGGCTCTGTCGCTGCAGTAATATGGCCTGCCAGACGCACCAGCCGGTCCGATTGGCAGTAGCGGCTGGGAAAAACAAAGGGAATAATCGGCGGCGGCAACTCCGATGGTTCGCACTGGCGGGGCAACGACTGGGCGTCGTAGACGAAGGGCGTGAGCACAACCGAGGCGCGGTAGCTGATGCGCAGCAGCCCCTCAGGAGCCAGAAGGCGCACCGTGCGGTTGCCGAAGCTGTCTACGAACGCCTCTTGATTGAGAGGGGGATCGCTCTGGAAACTTTCTTCGATCACCCGCTGGCCGTCGCCGTCGTGGGGCCGGATCGTAAGAAGCAGGGTGGCAGGTTGGGCGCACCGATAATTCAGGGTGCAGCCGACATCGAGTTGCATGGCGATAGTACAACAGATCTTTTGCCTTCCCAATCTCTCGCCTTGCCCTGCGCCTCAGCATCCGCAGAAGGAGAGATTTTGTAGCTGATTCTAAAAGCAGGCAATGAATCATATACCGAGCTTTGCCTGAATTTTCAGGGTTCACTCTGCACTGACCGGAGATATTCCTGGCTGCCTGTCACAGATGAATATTCGGCTCAGGAGGATTGAGAAGCGTCTCGACAAAAGTGTGCTAGTCCTGATTGCTCAACTGTAGAAAGCTGTGCCCCTGAACAGTCTTACCAGCAGCTTGCAGGGCAATGCCCAGAACAAAATCGCCTACACTCCGCCCCCCCGCCCGGCAAGCTGAGCGGCCTCTGTGAGCAGAACCTTACCCTCACTGCTCAAACGCACCTCCAGCCGTTCCGTTTTCTCGTGTCCTGGGACCATTCATCTGTTTTCGTCAGACGATTATCCCGACCAGCATGGCATGTGGAGCATTCTTCCGTACATAGCTACGCTAACCTTGCTTAAAAACCAGCTATCACGTTTCGGAGCCAGACTTCGGTTTGCTGCTCCCCGGACAGGGTAGAGGCAATGGTGTCGATCGCCCGGACGGTGTCGTTCGGCGCAAAATCCAGAGCGAGCAGACTTACCCTGACCCCGACGTAGATACCAAATCAAAGGCAAGGACACAGGTGCTGCCTTAGATAATGACCTATACTATTTCGGTCAGAGCGCTGGTTTCGAGGAGAGCCAATCCCATGTACGACCTTTTACGTACGACCTGGACGTAGTTCCCTATCTCTGTACCTCTGCCTTCAATTTAGGAGTACCCCACCTCTCAGGCTTCTAAGGGAAGTACCAAATATATTTAACGCTCGAAGAGATCGGTCAGTGTAGTTGCTCCAAAGAGGAATGGCTTGCGGACTGGCTGAAATTCTTACTTATCAGTTGACTTGCTATTTAAAGCCTCCGCTCATGTTTGCTACAATTTAGAACCTTATCTGAGAGACAAGATGAGTAATATACGTGGGTTTGCAAAGATCTCTATCTGGCACCCTAGCTCACTTCAGCA harbors:
- a CDS encoding helix-turn-helix transcriptional regulator, giving the protein MADDLSLEDLDRLLRIDRLIRLGQARSTMQLARALAASPPAIQRALLKLRDSYGAPLVVDRVRGYIYKEPGWKLPPLPFTLGELFVLLAGNRILAESEGTLHTAEVRAAIDQLVHQLPSRRWIDLETLRDYLHVEATSRIASFSYEVWTQLYETFESGLQAFVDYAPPGEPPVSRLVNPYLLYIWRGHTPYLIGYDLGSKKFEVLRADRIRSIRARGERFERDPAFDPAPLIAQIAEEQAGTLTTPVSILFSPKAIATLQGRLLHPSQQISLLPDGSLRLQLKVADLNEIKRWVLSFGSEATVEEPRALVEQIQSDLRQLAARYGLGQEVAKKSSVGS
- the groL gene encoding chaperonin GroEL (60 kDa chaperone family; promotes refolding of misfolded polypeptides especially under stressful conditions; forms two stacked rings of heptamers to form a barrel-shaped 14mer; ends can be capped by GroES; misfolded proteins enter the barrel where they are refolded when GroES binds) is translated as MAKSIVFDENARRALERGVDALADAVRVTLGPKGRNVVLEKKFGAPQIVNDGVTIAKEIELEDPLENTGAQLIREVASKTNDVAGDGTTTATVLAQALIREGLKNVAAGANPISLKRGIEKTVAKLVDEIAAIAKPVEDNKTIAEVATISAGNDEEIGKMVSEAMEKVGKEGVITVEESKSLSTELEVVEGMQFDKGYVSPYFATDAERMISELEEPFILLTDKKISIIQDLIPVLEKVARAGRPLLIIAEDVEGEALATLVVNKLRGVLNAVAVKAPGFGDRRKAMLQDIAVLTSGDVISEEVGLKLENVTIDSLGKARKVTITKDKTTIVAGTENKAAVEKRVAQIRKQIDESDSDYDREKLQERLAKLAGGVAVIKVGAATETELKERKLRIEDALNATKAAVEEGIVPGGGTTLLHLTKKIPQIKAGLNDDEKTGADLIARALEAPLRQIADNAGLEGSVIAQKVREQGTNIGYDALKGEFVDMLEAGVVDPAKVARSALQNAASIAAMVLTTEVLIVDKPEKKKAAAPDMGGMGGMGGMGGMGGMM
- a CDS encoding DUF2949 domain-containing protein, whose amino-acid sequence is MLTMPTSLVPFVTPKEWNLAKRIQQREQGDVRLILWRLGFISIYQLAELLEREGF
- the groES gene encoding co-chaperone GroES; translation: MATITVAASSLKPLGDRVLVKVLAQEERTAGGILLPDTAKEKPQLGEVTAVGAGRLTDKGERLALEVQVGDRVLYAKYAGTEIKVAGEEYILLAEKDILAVAQ
- a CDS encoding transglutaminase domain-containing protein; its protein translation is MQLDVGCTLNYRCAQPATLLLTIRPHDGDGQRVIEESFQSDPPLNQEAFVDSFGNRTVRLLAPEGLLRISYRASVVLTPFVYDAQSLPRQCEPSELPPPIIPFVFPSRYCQSDRLVRLAGHITAATEPGYARVEAICDWVHDNVEYCYGTSDAHTSAADTVSERVGVCRDFAHLGIALCRAAGIPARFVAGYALKLDPPDFHAYFEAYLDGQWYLFDATRKVPREGLVRIATGRDAADTSFANLFGAVQPEQMSVWCQQVAAPTPADFVGDGQPVPARID